From a region of the Bradyrhizobium diazoefficiens genome:
- a CDS encoding calcium-binding protein has protein sequence MAVLFGDTSGSLNGRQHGGAQTLVGSDPANTLFGDAGLDLLGHAVGGNDTLLTFGSGSLFGDAGEDISDHARGGDDALSAQVPESVLTSGETFTLNMYGDAGGNISNGAVAGNDTLTVELPLGFAPEVSVNAYGDAGETMSGQARGGDDNFGVSGGGHQTITVYGDAGGNMFNRAAGGNDTFVGYIGPDSNVLFYGDAGGSLLGHARGGDDSFTASGSEYNTYLYGDAGGDMAGHAAGGNDSFAVSGINPFNFVYGDAGGSMSASATGGNDTFNDSSDVTLTDRNVFSGDAGGNMSGSARGGDDTFNKTGLGGSTFYGDAAGDMSDRAEGGDDTFQASGTHDQNVFYGDAGGNMGDRAVGGDDIYIGGNVFPGLVNQAYGDASTMSGHADGGNDMLVGGDDPNPHPAGSYETILVGDARSMSDYARGGDDKLVSGTGNDDIWGDAQTMLGFAKGGNDTFVFKFDNGHDKIEDFGQGLSNLGTDHIDVSALRIENFGDLSISLFDPVTHESTITFGSGNDVVVHSEQALRPQDFIFAPHQDGLLT, from the coding sequence ATGGCTGTTCTCTTTGGCGATACGAGTGGCTCACTCAACGGACGGCAGCATGGCGGAGCCCAGACACTGGTCGGCTCCGATCCGGCGAACACACTGTTCGGGGATGCTGGCTTGGACTTGCTCGGCCACGCGGTCGGGGGCAACGACACGTTGCTGACCTTCGGTTCCGGAAGCCTGTTTGGAGACGCGGGGGAAGACATTTCTGATCATGCCCGGGGCGGCGACGACGCGTTATCTGCCCAGGTGCCGGAATCTGTTCTGACCTCCGGCGAGACATTCACTCTGAACATGTACGGCGATGCTGGAGGTAATATCTCGAACGGAGCCGTTGCCGGCAATGACACCCTCACTGTCGAGTTACCGCTGGGCTTTGCGCCGGAAGTGAGCGTGAATGCCTATGGTGACGCCGGCGAAACAATGTCCGGTCAAGCCCGTGGAGGCGATGATAATTTCGGGGTTTCCGGCGGCGGGCATCAAACAATCACCGTCTATGGAGACGCGGGCGGAAACATGTTCAATCGCGCGGCCGGCGGCAACGACACATTCGTTGGTTACATCGGACCGGATAGTAATGTCCTGTTCTATGGCGACGCCGGCGGAAGCCTGCTCGGGCATGCCCGCGGCGGCGATGACAGCTTCACTGCGAGCGGATCTGAGTACAACACCTACCTGTATGGTGACGCGGGCGGTGACATGGCCGGGCACGCGGCTGGCGGCAACGACAGCTTCGCGGTGAGCGGGATCAATCCGTTCAATTTCGTCTATGGCGACGCCGGTGGAAGCATGTCCGCCTCCGCCACCGGCGGGAATGACACGTTCAATGACTCGAGCGATGTAACACTGACTGATAGAAATGTCTTCTCGGGCGACGCTGGCGGGAACATGTCCGGTTCCGCCCGCGGCGGGGATGACACGTTCAACAAGACCGGCCTGGGAGGAAGTACGTTCTATGGCGACGCCGCAGGCGATATGTCTGATCGTGCCGAGGGCGGCGATGACACATTCCAGGCCTCGGGCACACACGACCAAAATGTCTTCTACGGCGATGCTGGCGGCAACATGGGTGATCGAGCCGTCGGCGGCGACGACATCTACATCGGTGGCAACGTATTCCCTGGGCTCGTCAATCAGGCCTATGGGGATGCGTCGACCATGTCGGGCCACGCGGACGGCGGTAACGACATGCTGGTCGGCGGCGATGATCCGAATCCGCATCCGGCGGGTAGCTACGAAACCATTCTCGTCGGCGATGCCCGGTCCATGTCCGACTACGCACGCGGCGGCGATGACAAACTGGTAAGCGGCACCGGAAATGACGACATCTGGGGCGATGCCCAGACGATGCTTGGCTTCGCAAAAGGTGGTAACGACACATTCGTGTTCAAATTCGACAACGGCCACGACAAGATCGAGGATTTCGGGCAGGGGCTGTCGAACTTGGGAACCGATCACATCGATGTCTCGGCGCTTCGCATCGAGAACTTCGGCGATCTGAGTATCTCACTGTTTGATCCTGTAACGCACGAGAGCACGATCACGTTCGGTTCAGGCAACGACGTGGTGGTGCATAGCGAGCAAGCACTCAGACCTCAGGATTTTATCTTCGCGCCACATCAGGACGGTTTGTTGACGTGA
- a CDS encoding ABC-F family ATP-binding cassette domain-containing protein — translation MIRLDNVSKQAGHQILFIEASAALNKGEKIGLVGPNGAGKSTLFRMIAGEDLPDEGQVSIDRGITIGYFNQDVGEMSGRSAVAEVMDGAGPVSEVAAELRELEAAMADPDQADQMDEIIARYGEVQHRFEELDGYALDGRAREALSGLGFSQEMMDGDVGKLSGGWKMRVALARILLMRPDVMLLDEPSNHLDLESLIWLEKFLHDYEGTLLMTSHDREFINRVISKVIEIDSGSLTTYAGDYEFYEQQRAQNEKQQQAQFERQQAMLAKEIKFIERFKARASHAAQVQSRVKKLDKIERVEPPRRRQTVAFDFPPAPRSGEDVVALKSVHKGYGSKRIYDGLDFMIRRRERWCVMGVNGAGKSTLLKLVAGASEPDQGTVAVGGSVKMGYFAQHAMDLLDGERTVFQSLEDAFPTAGQGSLRALAGCFGFSGDDVEKRCRVLSGGEKARLVMAKMLFDPPNFLVLDEPTNHLDLATKEMLITALSDFEGTMLFVSHDRHFLSVLSNRVLELTPEGIHQFGGGYTEYVARTGQEAPGLRS, via the coding sequence ATGATCCGCCTCGACAACGTCAGCAAGCAAGCCGGCCACCAGATCCTGTTCATCGAAGCCTCCGCGGCCCTCAACAAGGGCGAGAAGATCGGCCTCGTCGGCCCCAACGGCGCCGGCAAGAGCACGCTGTTCCGGATGATCGCCGGCGAGGACCTGCCCGACGAGGGCCAGGTCTCGATCGATCGCGGCATCACCATCGGCTATTTCAACCAGGACGTCGGCGAGATGAGCGGCCGCAGTGCCGTGGCTGAGGTCATGGATGGTGCGGGCCCCGTCAGCGAGGTCGCGGCGGAGCTGCGCGAGCTCGAGGCGGCGATGGCTGATCCCGACCAAGCCGACCAGATGGACGAGATCATCGCCCGTTACGGCGAGGTGCAGCACCGTTTCGAGGAGCTCGACGGCTATGCGCTCGACGGCCGCGCGCGCGAAGCGCTGTCCGGCCTCGGCTTCAGCCAGGAGATGATGGACGGCGACGTCGGAAAACTCTCCGGCGGCTGGAAGATGCGCGTCGCGCTGGCCCGTATTCTCCTGATGCGTCCTGACGTCATGCTGCTCGACGAACCGAGCAACCATCTCGACCTCGAAAGCCTGATCTGGCTGGAAAAGTTCCTGCACGATTACGAAGGCACGTTGCTGATGACATCGCACGACCGCGAGTTCATCAATCGCGTGATCTCGAAGGTGATCGAGATCGACAGCGGCTCGCTTACCACCTACGCCGGCGACTACGAGTTCTACGAGCAGCAGCGCGCGCAGAATGAGAAGCAGCAGCAGGCGCAGTTCGAGCGCCAGCAGGCCATGCTCGCCAAGGAGATCAAGTTCATTGAGCGCTTCAAGGCGCGCGCCTCGCATGCGGCGCAGGTGCAGAGCCGGGTGAAGAAGCTCGACAAGATCGAGCGGGTCGAGCCGCCGCGCCGCCGCCAGACGGTGGCGTTCGATTTCCCGCCGGCGCCGCGTTCGGGCGAGGACGTCGTGGCGCTCAAGAGCGTCCACAAGGGCTACGGCAGCAAGCGCATTTATGACGGCCTCGATTTCATGATCCGCCGCAGGGAGCGCTGGTGCGTGATGGGCGTCAACGGGGCCGGCAAGTCGACGCTGCTCAAGCTGGTCGCGGGCGCGAGCGAGCCGGATCAGGGCACGGTGGCGGTCGGCGGCAGCGTCAAGATGGGCTATTTTGCCCAGCATGCGATGGACCTGCTCGACGGCGAGCGCACCGTGTTCCAGTCGCTGGAAGACGCATTTCCGACCGCAGGGCAAGGATCCTTGCGCGCGCTCGCCGGCTGCTTCGGCTTCTCCGGCGACGATGTCGAGAAGCGCTGCCGCGTGTTGTCAGGCGGTGAGAAGGCCCGCCTGGTGATGGCCAAGATGCTGTTCGACCCGCCGAACTTCCTGGTGCTGGACGAGCCGACCAACCATCTCGACCTTGCCACCAAGGAGATGCTGATCACGGCGCTGTCGGATTTCGAGGGCACCATGCTGTTCGTCTCGCACGACCGGCATTTTCTCAGCGTCCTGTCGAACCGCGTGCTGGAGCTGACGCCGGAGGGCATCCACCAGTTCGGCGGCGGCTACACCGAATATGTCGCGCGCACCGGGCAGGAGGCGCCGGGGCTGCGGAGTTAG
- a CDS encoding MBL fold metallo-hydrolase — MKQLRIGDITIDAVIEREGPWRRPQDFFPAYDEGVFKRHLPTMEPEVFDAARGMMVITYQSFVVRTPRHTILVDTCTGEDKGHPPPFDFPGKERWRNELFALGVGFEQIDYVFCTHLHIDHTGWNTTLRDGRWVPTFPNAKYVFHKGEYAAWEAEHAKGNNPPGTVFRDNCLPIIEAGQALLVDDEYALDDTVTLTPTPGHSPCHCCINIGSKGQRAVVAGDLMHHQIQCREPDWSARPDWDPKQSAVSRRKFFASVADTDTLILPIHFPAPTVGLIKPLDGAFDYRFKRD, encoded by the coding sequence ATGAAGCAGCTCAGGATCGGCGACATCACCATCGACGCCGTCATCGAGCGGGAAGGGCCGTGGCGACGGCCGCAGGATTTCTTTCCTGCCTACGACGAGGGCGTGTTCAAACGCCATCTGCCGACGATGGAGCCGGAGGTGTTCGACGCCGCGCGCGGCATGATGGTGATCACCTACCAGAGCTTCGTGGTGCGCACGCCGCGCCACACCATTTTGGTCGATACCTGCACCGGCGAAGACAAGGGCCATCCGCCGCCGTTTGATTTTCCCGGCAAGGAGCGCTGGCGCAACGAACTGTTCGCGCTCGGCGTCGGCTTCGAGCAAATCGACTACGTGTTCTGCACGCACCTGCACATCGACCACACCGGCTGGAATACGACCTTGCGTGACGGGCGCTGGGTGCCGACGTTCCCGAACGCGAAATACGTCTTCCACAAGGGCGAGTACGCGGCCTGGGAGGCGGAGCATGCCAAGGGCAACAACCCGCCCGGCACCGTCTTCCGCGACAATTGCCTGCCGATCATCGAGGCGGGGCAGGCGCTGCTGGTCGACGACGAGTACGCGCTGGACGACACCGTCACCTTGACGCCGACGCCGGGGCATTCGCCGTGCCATTGCTGCATCAACATTGGCTCGAAGGGCCAGCGCGCGGTGGTCGCCGGCGATCTCATGCATCACCAGATCCAGTGCCGCGAGCCGGACTGGTCGGCGAGGCCCGATTGGGATCCGAAGCAGTCGGCGGTGTCGCGGCGGAAGTTCTTTGCTTCCGTCGCCGACACCGACACGCTGATTCTGCCGATTCATTTTCCGGCGCCGACGGTCGGACTGATCAAGCCGCTGGATGGGGCGTTCGACTACCGGTTCAAGCGGGATTGA